TTTATGAATTTGAAGACAAGTACGAATCTCAACTCAGAAGTGTCCATCCAAATTACGCTCAAAGTGCAAAAAATCTGGTTCATTATTTAGCGTTACGTTCCTTTAATATCAATATTCTTCAGCAAAAACTGGAGGATACCGGCTTGCCCGTTACCCTTGAGTCTCAGGACAATATTTTATTGAGTTTGATCGGTATCAGGGCTATTGTATACAGTCTTCTTGATTACCGGTTGGTAGCTGAAGATGAAATCGTAATGGATAATCAAAGGGTCCGAGAATTACAGGAGCAAAATTCCATGGCTCTTTTTGGCTCGATAAATGAAAAAAGAAGAACAGCTATTTTGGTTACTCAGCCTACTGAAGCGGCTATCAATGAAGATTTTGTAAAAACACTTTTAAAACAGGGGATGGATTGCGCCAGAATAAATTGTGCGCATGACGACGAAACGGTTTGGCAACAGATCATAGATCATATCAGAAATAATGCGGAAGATTGCAAAATAATGATGGATCTGGCTGGCCCTAAAATCAGAACCGGAAAAATGAAACCGGGCCCAAAGGTGATTCATATTAAACCCAAGAAAAACCCACTTGGCCAGGTTGTGGAACCGGCTAAGATCTGGCTGGCTCCTTATGGCGTTAGGCCCCCAAAAGATGAGGATGTTGATGTTGTTATTCCTGTTAATAAGAAATGGCTGCGAAAAACCAAAAAAGGCTCATATATTATCTTTAGAGATTCACGAAATAAAAAATGTACCATACATATTGAATCCAAAGAGGATAAAGGACGCTGGGCCTCATGCAAGGATTCTGCTTTTGTTACTTCTGAGACCGTATTAAACGTATTCTTAGAAAAAAAATCGAGAAGGGAGATCCATACACTTCATGAGTTGCTGCCTTTAGATGAAGTGATTTTTTTATTTGAAGGAGATTTTCTGCGGTTAGATAAAAATGAAATTCTGGGAGAACCTGCTATTTATGACGATGAAGGTAATTTATTGGAGATGGCTCACATCTCATGCACTTTGCCTGAGATTTTTGATTATGTAAAATCAGATGAACCCATCTATTTTAATGATGGCAAAATAGAAGGGGTCGTGAGGGAAATCCATACTGATCATTTAATAATTGAGATTACCGGGGCAAAAAAGAAAGGAGGCAAATTAAAAGCAGACAAAGGCATTAATTTACCAAATAGTGTCTTGGGATTAAGAGGTTTGACAGAAAAGGATAAAGAGGACCTGAAATTTGTTGCAAAACATGCTGATGCAGTTAATTTTTCCTTTGTTAATTCTAAGGAAGATGTGGAAGAATTACTTGTTGAAATAAAGAAATTGAAGGCAGAGCTCGGCATCATATTGAAAATAGAGACAAAAGAAGCTTACAGAAATTTGCCTGGCATTTTGTTAAAGGCAATGGAGAACTTCCCGGTAGGAGTCATGATAGCAAGGGGAGATCTGGCTATAGAAACGGGTTGGAAAAATTTTGCCATTATTCAAGAGGAAATCTTACAGATCTGTAATGCGGCCCATATACCTAATGTATGGGCAACACAGGTACTTGAAAATTTAGCGAAGAAGGGAATTCCTACAAGAGCTGAAATTACAGATGTGGCCATGGCTCAGCGAGCAGATTGTGTCATGTTGAATAAAGGGCCTTACATTGTGAAAGCTGTAAGGATGCTTGACAAAGTTTTACGAAAGATGCAAAGAATCCAAAAGGGTAACATAACTATATTACCGAAACTTGAGTTTTCTGAGAATCTTTAATAAACGGATGATTTATTTAGGGTTTCCGATCTTTTGTCTTATAAAATCCGTAATGACTCTTGAACCCACGGCAAAAATAGCGGCAAACGAATTAAAAATGATATCGTTGATATCGAAGAATCTATGAGGCACAAGTAATTGAAGGGATTCATCAATTACGCCCAAGGTTGAAGTCAGGCCGATGGCTATCAGGGGAGTCGTCCACCGGGAATCTTCCTTTTTTTGTTTTTCAAGAAGTGCTTCATGGATTAGAATGGAAAGAATACTGTACTCGATGAGATGACTTCTTTCTTCGAGTCCCAGCCTCAGCAGAAACATGCTACAAATAGCTAGAAATGAGAGCCATAATATAAGGCTAACTTTTTGGGAATTTCGTTGAAAAGCGTGTATCAGGGTCGCAAGGGTAACGAGTATCATGCCTACAATAAAAATTCCGGCCTGGATATTCTGATCGGAGAATAATTTCAGAAGAGGCTGCCCAAGAAATAATAAAGAAAGAATCATGATCCAGCAGATCAGGGCATACAGCCATAATCGTTTTTCTCTTTTTGAAGAAAATAGATTCATATTGATTTATTATTGAGGACTGTCTTTTTAAATGGAAACAGTTTCTGATGAAATTGATTCTTCTCCAAAGGTGATGATCCTGTAGCCAAAAAATGACGCATCGATTTCAATTTCATCCGCCTCTTTTATTACCTGAAAAACAGAACTCAATGTTATCACCTGTCTGACTTTACCATATATCCTTTCATCGTTCATATGGTAATGGCCACTAAAAATGTCTATATTTTTCTGAGAAGCTGCCAGCACTTTAAGGACCTCGTTTCTGTTTTGGAGAGGATGTTTACTGTCAATGGGGGTGTCAACCCCGAGAACGGGATGGTGAATAAAAATAACTATTTTGAGATCGGTTCTTAGTTCCTCAGACAACCAGATCAATTGATTTTTACTTAGTACTTTGGCAGAGGTATCGAGAAAAATGAATTTGTATCCTGCTAAATTTTTACTAAAAAACAATACTGATTTATCGATGCCTCTCCGGTAATAATTACTTGCGTCTTGATATGTGTCATGATTCCCCATGATGATCTCATAATTAAAGGGCTCGAGGCTTTTGAAAAACCAGGCGTATGCTGTTGAAGCACCTATGTCTCCTCCGAAGATGATGTCATTAATATTTCGTTGCTTGATGTCATCAAGTATCTGTTTCCAGTTTTTTTTAGGATCGACACCATAGATTTCAGGATTCTTCTCATCCAAGTGGAGGTCGCATATGAAGGCTATTTTATGATTCATTTAATAATACTAAACATTTTTTGTGTTCAGTTTTTGAAGTTTGCCAATGTTAAAACTGATAGTCCAGGTTCATTCAAAGTAGTTGAATAGAAATTTCAATTTACATATTGCTCCCTAAAGTTACTAAGATTTACGAAATGTGATTTTAACCTTAGAACTAATTCAACTTCAAACGTAGAACATAGCTGTCAGCGGTCATAAATAAGATTGTATGATCTGAGTTAAAGGCCACATTAGAGGTATGCTGGCCCGTTAAGAGTGATCCCAGGTGTTTCCCCTCTTTATTAAAGAGCAGGACTCCTCCCGGGCCCGTAGCAAACAGGTATCCTCTGGGATGCACTTTTAACCCATCCGGCAAACCTTTACGTTCTGAAAGCAACACAGAGGCATCAAAGAATAATTCTTTCGATTTTACCCGTCCCACTGAATCCAAATGGTAGGCATTCCAGATCGGATTATCCGGATCTGAATTTGCCACGTACAAGATCGACTCATCCGACGATAACCCTATACCGTTTGGCCTGCTCATTTGATCATCAAGTAAGACCACTTCACCTGATTGTTCCAGGCGATAAACCCCCTGAAAATCAAGTTCTTTTGCAGGATCTTCTATTCTTCCGGCTAATCCGTAAGGAGGGTCCGTAAAAAACAACTGACCGTTTGAATGATACGCGGCATCATTGGGACTGTTTAATCTTTTATTCTCGAAGTTATCTGCCAGCGAGATAAATTCCGGCTTTGGCTGGTCCAAAGGGCTGTTCATCCTGGCCACCTGACGATTTCCATGCTGGCATAGAACTAAATTCCCGTCTGAATCGAGAAGTAAACCGTTGGCTCCTGGTTCGGATCCTTTATAATTCTCACCAGTAAACCCAGAAGGTTTTAAATAAATTTCAACCCCGTCATTTTCAGACCAGCTGTAGACAGTATTTCTCGGAATATCCGAAAATAGAAGTTTTTCCTCATCTTTGAGCCATAAGGGCCCTTCAGTCCAATTATGGCCTTCTGAAAGGATTTCAAACCGGGTCTCAGGGTTCAAAACATTTTTTAATTCTTCCTCAAGAACTTCAATGGAAGCGGAATCAAGATACTTTATTGCTTCACTCTTTTTGGGTTTTTCTGAACAGGAGCTCAAAAATAAGGTTAGGATAAGGCCCGAGGTTAAAAAAAATCTCATCATTAAATAGTTTGTTGGTTTTAGAGTATGAAGTCAATGATATGTTCAATTGTTTCAGCTTCAAAAAATTTCGGGTCATCAATTTTGATGTCTACTTTTTCATAGGCCCATGTTGTATGATAGGGCACATGAATGGCATATCCTCCTAGTTCGAGAACAGGCATTATGTCAGACTTTACAGAATTTCCGATCATCAGAAAATCTTCTGGCCTGCAATCGAGATGTTTCAAAAGCTTGGCGAAATCCGAGGGCTTTTTATCACTCATGATCTCAATATGATGAAAGTGTTTTTCCAATCCGGACTTGATCAATTTCCTCTCCTGGTCGAGTAAATCCCCTTTTGTAGCCATAACAAGACGATAAGAACCGTTCAATTTCTTCAACACATCTTCAACTCCGTCGAGAAGAATTACCGGTTTTTTAAGTAATTCCCTTCCTAAATCAACCGCCTTATTCACCAGTTTAATATCGGCATTATTATTGGTGATGCGACCAATCGTTTCAATCATGCTAAGGATGAAACTTTTGACACCGTATCCGTACAAATCAAGATTATCCATTTCAGTTTTGAATAATTCTTTTTGCACACTGTGATGTGGCAGAAAATCTTCAAGCAGATTACTGAACTTTTCTTCCGCCTCTCTAAAATAGGGCTCATTGATCCAAAGGGTGTCATCAGCATCAAATGCAATTACTTTAATTTTTTTCATGATCTACTGCTCTTTTAAGAATTGTTATTCACCGGGACTCATCATTTATATCAAAGATAAGCATTAGTTTCTCTACGATTTAAATGATTAACAGGGTTTTCGAAAAGATTCAAAAGGACAGGTATAAGGGGCTATTCTCCTTTTCGAAGATCTTTTACCGTTTTCGACTCAATCCCGAAATAAAGAAAATCGTGCAAGGCTTTTTTACCTACCGGGCACTGGGCCTCTAATCCGATTTTAACCTTATCAGCCCCGTTCATTGCCGCTAAACGACACATTTTGTATTCAGTTCCATCCAGAGACCAATGCATGGCATATATATTGCCCTTCCTGATCATTTTAAGCCAAAGCTCATCATGATCGTTTAAAATAACCCCATTGGCATCATCAGACACATCCCTTGTAACAACGCTGACTATACTTTTCCCGGTGGCATCAGAGTTTTCAAAGGCAAATTTGATCCAGTTGGATTCATCGATCATCATAAAAATAGCTCCGGCATTCCATTGGGATGAAAAATCGGGACGAAGCTTTAATACAGCAACGAAATCTCCCTCCAATTCCTTAAAGAGGAAAGGAGCGGAGGAGGTAGATTCTCCACTTTCCGGGTCATTGAAAAAATCAGTTCCTTTGAGGGCTTCTATTTTTAGTTGACCATTTGTTACTGAAAACTTTTCAGGTTTATTCATCCAGTTCAAATGAGAGTGATCTTTTTTATCCAGGCTTAAAAGTATATTTCCTTTTAGTTCATCAGGATTGTTTTGAGCCATAGCATGAAAACAAAAAACAAGTGAAAGAAAAGTGAAGCAAGCAAAGATTGAATTATTTTTTATCATGGGTAAGAGATTTGAGTTCTTTTTAAGAATTTGGAAACAAGCTGTAAAAAATGATGCCGGCCGCCTGCTGACTTCCTTTTTTAGAAGGGTGAAAACCGTCAGGGCCGTAATATTCATAACTCCTGTTTTCATCAATGTGTTTTTTCCATGTTTCACCAACAGGGCATAAAATCGCATTATTCAACTTAGAAGCGCTCCGATAATTTTCAATGACACCATCAAATGTCTGATAATAGGACAATGAAGGCCATACCATAAAAACGCATAATTTACTTCCGTTCTCTTTGCATAGTTGCGCAATCTTCTCTGTGGCTTCTAAAAGCAACTTTTTTCCTTCCTGTTGCGAAGAAGGCCCCTGTTGAACGACAACAAAATCATACTTGTTCTTTATTATCTCAGACTGAATATCCCCTTGACTTAAATGATCGACCAATGCATAATTTGGATATGCAATCATCTGTGTTTTGATCTTTATATTATTCTGAGAAGCTTTTTTTTCAAGCAGCCTGGGTAGATTGTTCGTATAGGTGAGACTGTTACCGATAAATAATACGGAATAGGTTTTACCATCAGTTTCAATTGCTTTTCCCTGGCCTGAAATTGAGAAATGCAATGACAGGAAAAGAATCACAAACAAAAGGATTTTGATTTTATTCATTTCCGGGAGTTTGATAACGTGCCCAACATGATTATAAAAAATTTCCTGAAAGCGTGAAGCCAGTCCCACCTTTCCCAACAATTTTTAACAAGGAGCTTCTCCTTAAAACTTCCTGTAAGGAGCATCCAAAAGCTCATTGGCTTCCTCTTCTGCAAATTGTGCTTTTTCGCTATCCCAATGCAAAGTTTTATTTGGGAATCGACCGGCAATTACCCCTAATAAAATGGTTTCAGTTAATCTTGAAGCATAAGAGAACGGAGCACTACATTCATCCTTGCCCAGACAGGCATCCACAAACTGATGATAATGTTTGTTGCTTTCCACACCGTAATCACCCGTAGGAGGTCCTAAAGCCTCTTTATCTTTTACCAAAGACAAATCGAGATCAACATATTCCCCATTGACAATATGTCTGGGTAATTGCATGAAGTGAGGGAGCAATAGTCTTCCTTTTTCTCCAATAAACATAGCTCCCTGGTCAGGTAATTTATCTCCGCCCGGAAGTTCAAGATCCTTATGCCACTCAGGAGCATTCACTCCGTCATTCCATATCCAGGTGAGGGTGTCAGTGGTATATTTGGTACCGGGGAATTCATAGGTTACAACATTATTCTCCGGAAACCCAAATCCGTTTGGTTCCCTGCATTTATTTTTAATCGTTCTTGGCACATCCAGATTCAGGGCATTATATGGTGTATCAAAGATATGTACACCCATATCACCTAAAGTACCACATCCATAATCAAGAATTTTTCTCCAGTTAGAAGGATGATAGTGACCCTCTTTATAATCTCTTTCAGGAGCCGTTCCCAGCCACAGGTTCCAGTCCAGATTGTCGGGCACGGGGTCTGAACCTTTTGGTTCGGGTCCGTCATAGCCCCAGTTTTTATTGGACCATGCCCTTACTCTTTCTACTTTACCAATTATGCCGCTTTGGATCAAAATTGTTGCAAGTTTATAATCGTAAAAAGAATGAACCTGAATTCCCATTTGAGTTATCAGATTCTTTTCCTTAGCTAATTTGTTCATGGCTCTGGCTTCTGTTACATGATGTGTCAGCGGTTTCTGGCAGTAAACAGGTTTGTTCATTTCCATGGCCATCATTGAAGCCGGGGCATGAGCGTGGTCGGGTGTTGAAACGACAACGGCATCTATTTTATCAGCCATTTCGTTTAACATCAGCCTGTAATCTGCATAAACAGATGCTTTGGGTTGCATTTTGCTTGCCTTAGCAAGTAAATCGGCATCTACATCGCACAAGGCAACTACCTCAACGGCTTCGTGAGCAGTCATCGCCTTTAAGTCCTCAACACCCATCATTCCTAATCCGATATGAGCAGTTCGTATACGTTTATTATTGGATAAGGCCCATAATGGAGAAGGAAGGAAAGCTCCCATTGTCAGTGCCGCTGTACTTTTTAAGAAGTCTCTTTTTTTCATGAGTGTGGGTTTTATAATTTTCTGATTTTTATGTTTCTGAACCATATCGGGCTGGAATGATCCTGGAATCCGATATAACCTGTTTTAAAAGATCCGTAAAGATCTGCGTCTTTCCATTTGCCTGCATTTTTCTTGGCATGCCATTGCTCATTCCAGGGGATAAAGGAAACCAGCATCTTACCATTTAGCCAGTGTTCTACTTTTTCGGGTGTAAATATAATTCTGGTAGTATTCCATTCTCCAACAGGGTGTAATACTTTTTGAGAGTCATCCGCCGGATGCATGGCGTAGTCTGAACCTGTTTTCTGCCAGTCCTGAAGGTCAGCCAGATTTTCTTTAACACCCATACTCTCATTGTATCCGGTAAGGTCGTGAATCGAGGCATAGTTCTCATCATCGATCAGCTGATATTCGGGAGAAATGTCCGGGGG
This DNA window, taken from Lutimonas zeaxanthinifaciens, encodes the following:
- a CDS encoding VanZ family protein — protein: MNLFSSKREKRLWLYALICWIMILSLLFLGQPLLKLFSDQNIQAGIFIVGMILVTLATLIHAFQRNSQKVSLILWLSFLAICSMFLLRLGLEERSHLIEYSILSILIHEALLEKQKKEDSRWTTPLIAIGLTSTLGVIDESLQLLVPHRFFDINDIIFNSFAAIFAVGSRVITDFIRQKIGNPK
- a CDS encoding SMP-30/gluconolactonase/LRE family protein, whose translation is MMRFFLTSGLILTLFLSSCSEKPKKSEAIKYLDSASIEVLEEELKNVLNPETRFEILSEGHNWTEGPLWLKDEEKLLFSDIPRNTVYSWSENDGVEIYLKPSGFTGENYKGSEPGANGLLLDSDGNLVLCQHGNRQVARMNSPLDQPKPEFISLADNFENKRLNSPNDAAYHSNGQLFFTDPPYGLAGRIEDPAKELDFQGVYRLEQSGEVVLLDDQMSRPNGIGLSSDESILYVANSDPDNPIWNAYHLDSVGRVKSKELFFDASVLLSERKGLPDGLKVHPRGYLFATGPGGVLLFNKEGKHLGSLLTGQHTSNVAFNSDHTILFMTADSYVLRLKLN
- a CDS encoding metallophosphoesterase family protein, which translates into the protein MNHKIAFICDLHLDEKNPEIYGVDPKKNWKQILDDIKQRNINDIIFGGDIGASTAYAWFFKSLEPFNYEIIMGNHDTYQDASNYYRRGIDKSVLFFSKNLAGYKFIFLDTSAKVLSKNQLIWLSEELRTDLKIVIFIHHPVLGVDTPIDSKHPLQNRNEVLKVLAASQKNIDIFSGHYHMNDERIYGKVRQVITLSSVFQVIKEADEIEIDASFFGYRIITFGEESISSETVSI
- a CDS encoding 3-keto-disaccharide hydrolase; translation: MKQIFYFLLLIVLLIACKNENKKEVSPEPSVEKVSSDKEQGEWIYLFDGVSTEGWRAYNGDALPPGWVAKDSVLTFDTELGLEQDYTGGKDIIYAKEEFDNFELYVEWKIPEGGNSGIFYHLKEGIPDAGPPDISPEYQLIDDENYASIHDLTGYNESMGVKENLADLQDWQKTGSDYAMHPADDSQKVLHPVGEWNTTRIIFTPEKVEHWLNGKMLVSFIPWNEQWHAKKNAGKWKDADLYGSFKTGYIGFQDHSSPIWFRNIKIRKL
- a CDS encoding DUF1349 domain-containing protein, which produces MIKNNSIFACFTFLSLVFCFHAMAQNNPDELKGNILLSLDKKDHSHLNWMNKPEKFSVTNGQLKIEALKGTDFFNDPESGESTSSAPFLFKELEGDFVAVLKLRPDFSSQWNAGAIFMMIDESNWIKFAFENSDATGKSIVSVVTRDVSDDANGVILNDHDELWLKMIRKGNIYAMHWSLDGTEYKMCRLAAMNGADKVKIGLEAQCPVGKKALHDFLYFGIESKTVKDLRKGE
- a CDS encoding HAD family hydrolase, which produces MKKIKVIAFDADDTLWINEPYFREAEEKFSNLLEDFLPHHSVQKELFKTEMDNLDLYGYGVKSFILSMIETIGRITNNNADIKLVNKAVDLGRELLKKPVILLDGVEDVLKKLNGSYRLVMATKGDLLDQERKLIKSGLEKHFHHIEIMSDKKPSDFAKLLKHLDCRPEDFLMIGNSVKSDIMPVLELGGYAIHVPYHTTWAYEKVDIKIDDPKFFEAETIEHIIDFIL
- a CDS encoding pyruvate kinase, with the translated sequence MRFSKDKLQEILTALNSIIETVYEFEDKYESQLRSVHPNYAQSAKNLVHYLALRSFNINILQQKLEDTGLPVTLESQDNILLSLIGIRAIVYSLLDYRLVAEDEIVMDNQRVRELQEQNSMALFGSINEKRRTAILVTQPTEAAINEDFVKTLLKQGMDCARINCAHDDETVWQQIIDHIRNNAEDCKIMMDLAGPKIRTGKMKPGPKVIHIKPKKNPLGQVVEPAKIWLAPYGVRPPKDEDVDVVIPVNKKWLRKTKKGSYIIFRDSRNKKCTIHIESKEDKGRWASCKDSAFVTSETVLNVFLEKKSRREIHTLHELLPLDEVIFLFEGDFLRLDKNEILGEPAIYDDEGNLLEMAHISCTLPEIFDYVKSDEPIYFNDGKIEGVVREIHTDHLIIEITGAKKKGGKLKADKGINLPNSVLGLRGLTEKDKEDLKFVAKHADAVNFSFVNSKEDVEELLVEIKKLKAELGIILKIETKEAYRNLPGILLKAMENFPVGVMIARGDLAIETGWKNFAIIQEEILQICNAAHIPNVWATQVLENLAKKGIPTRAEITDVAMAQRADCVMLNKGPYIVKAVRMLDKVLRKMQRIQKGNITILPKLEFSENL
- a CDS encoding Gfo/Idh/MocA family protein, which encodes MKKRDFLKSTAALTMGAFLPSPLWALSNNKRIRTAHIGLGMMGVEDLKAMTAHEAVEVVALCDVDADLLAKASKMQPKASVYADYRLMLNEMADKIDAVVVSTPDHAHAPASMMAMEMNKPVYCQKPLTHHVTEARAMNKLAKEKNLITQMGIQVHSFYDYKLATILIQSGIIGKVERVRAWSNKNWGYDGPEPKGSDPVPDNLDWNLWLGTAPERDYKEGHYHPSNWRKILDYGCGTLGDMGVHIFDTPYNALNLDVPRTIKNKCREPNGFGFPENNVVTYEFPGTKYTTDTLTWIWNDGVNAPEWHKDLELPGGDKLPDQGAMFIGEKGRLLLPHFMQLPRHIVNGEYVDLDLSLVKDKEALGPPTGDYGVESNKHYHQFVDACLGKDECSAPFSYASRLTETILLGVIAGRFPNKTLHWDSEKAQFAEEEANELLDAPYRKF
- a CDS encoding SGNH/GDSL hydrolase family protein; amino-acid sequence: MNKIKILLFVILFLSLHFSISGQGKAIETDGKTYSVLFIGNSLTYTNNLPRLLEKKASQNNIKIKTQMIAYPNYALVDHLSQGDIQSEIIKNKYDFVVVQQGPSSQQEGKKLLLEATEKIAQLCKENGSKLCVFMVWPSLSYYQTFDGVIENYRSASKLNNAILCPVGETWKKHIDENRSYEYYGPDGFHPSKKGSQQAAGIIFYSLFPNS